The genomic stretch CCTTGTCGCCGGACACCGTTAGCACGGCCGCGCGGCCGGAGACGCCCCGGTCCGTCAGCGCCAGGGCCTGGACGCGCCCCACGCCCAGCCGCTTCAGGCGGGTGTCCACCTGCTCGGCCGTGAAGCGCTTCTCCCACCGGAACTTGCTGAGCTGCGCGAAGCTGGACAGCCGGCAGGCCGCCGGGAGGTTGGCGGTCGTCAGCCAGCGCTCCAGGCTGGCGGGCAGGGGATGGGCGCCCACGGGGCCAATGACGTCCGGGCGGCCACGCAGGCTGGGGTCCGGAGGCCCGCCCCACACCACGTCGTTGTCCTCGGTGTGGCCGCCGCAGACGGCGCTGTAGACGGAGTCCACCAGGCGGCCGTCCTCACTGAAGAGGCCCTCGCCCCGGGTGGCCTCCACCGCGGCGGTGGTGCTGGCGGCCTCACCGGTACGGCCCCGGTAGACGGCGCAGTGTTGCTCCGAGCACAGGAGGTAGGGGTCCGCCAGGTGCTTGATGCCCACCTTCGCCAGCACCTCGCCGCGCGCGGTGACGGCCTGGGCCTTGAGCGCCTCCGAGTGGGCGCGGGCGAAGATTTCCGCGGGGACCAGGCCCTTGAGCAGGTCCTCCAGGGGAACGACGTTCACCACCGCCAGTCGGCCCGAGCGGTCCACGACGAGTTGGAGCGCGCCCCGGAAGGTGCGGTCCTCGAAGCCGTGGAAGTCGTAGCCCACGCCGTATTCGACCTGGCGCACGTCGAAGCCCGCGCCGTCGGGCGTCTCCGCGTCCAGCCGGTCCTGGGCCATGCCCACGACGACGCCCGCCTCGTCGCGCACCTCCAGGATGGCCTTGGAGGGCGTGCGCACCTCCTCGAAGAGCGTCGTCTGGACGCCGTGGCTGCGCAGCAGCTCCGCCTGCTTGCGGCCGGCGGCGTCGGGCGTGAGGACCTCGTCCACCAGCAGCAGGGTGCGCCGGTTGTCGATGACCTTGCCGGCGATGCCGTAGACGGAGCCCAGGACCTGGGCCCGGACCGCGAGCCCCTTCTCTCGCCATGACTCCAGCGCCGCCTGGAGTCCCGCGCGGTCGGCCATGCGGAACTCGGCCAACTGCACGCGCGCGGACAGCACCGCCGGGCTCCCCTGCGTCACCCGGACCGTCCAGCGCGTGCCCGCGGCGGCGTCGAGCATCTTCTCGTCGGGCCCTCCGAAGCGCAGCCGCATCCGGCCTCGCGGAGAGAAGGTGACCTCGTTCCGGCCCTCCATCAGGCGCACGGGGACGCGAGGCTCACCCCCACGGAAGTCCAGGCGCTTGAGGTCCCCCGGCGTGGGAATCCCCTGGGCCAGCGGGTCCTCCTCAGGCGTCGCGGGTCCGTGCGCATGGGGCGGAGCTGCCGTGGAGGCTCCCCCGTGGGACGAGCCTGAAAGAGCCAGCTCCCCCTCCGTTGTGGAGACGCCGTGCCTCGTGGGCGCAGCGACTCCGTCCTGAGGCGAGGGGGACGTTCCGGGTGTGACCACGGCTGCCGGATGGGAGGTCGACGCGTCGGCGCCGTGAATGCCTGCTTCGCTTTCCTCGGGGCCTGATGGGGACGTGGCCTCGGACGATGACACGACGGCCGGCCCGGTCGCGGATGCACGGGGACTGTCAGCCGCGGGTTTCGAGGCCACGCAGGCGGAGAGCAGGACGGCGGCGAGAAGCTGTG from Myxococcus xanthus encodes the following:
- a CDS encoding SpoIID/LytB domain-containing protein is translated as MTAWRCDCTVSPPVRHAVTQLLAAVLLSACVASKPAADSPRASATGPAVVSSSEATSPSGPEESEAGIHGADASTSHPAAVVTPGTSPSPQDGVAAPTRHGVSTTEGELALSGSSHGGASTAAPPHAHGPATPEEDPLAQGIPTPGDLKRLDFRGGEPRVPVRLMEGRNEVTFSPRGRMRLRFGGPDEKMLDAAAGTRWTVRVTQGSPAVLSARVQLAEFRMADRAGLQAALESWREKGLAVRAQVLGSVYGIAGKVIDNRRTLLLVDEVLTPDAAGRKQAELLRSHGVQTTLFEEVRTPSKAILEVRDEAGVVVGMAQDRLDAETPDGAGFDVRQVEYGVGYDFHGFEDRTFRGALQLVVDRSGRLAVVNVVPLEDLLKGLVPAEIFARAHSEALKAQAVTARGEVLAKVGIKHLADPYLLCSEQHCAVYRGRTGEAASTTAAVEATRGEGLFSEDGRLVDSVYSAVCGGHTEDNDVVWGGPPDPSLRGRPDVIGPVGAHPLPASLERWLTTANLPAACRLSSFAQLSKFRWEKRFTAEQVDTRLKRLGVGRVQALALTDRGVSGRAAVLTVSGDKGATQVRGELNIRRLFGMLNSSMAVVEAERDAEGRLTGWLFRGGGWGHGVGMCQTGAIGRAEAGQRYQDILRHYFNGAAVAPIY